The Streptomyces sp. NBC_00440 genome contains a region encoding:
- a CDS encoding alpha/beta fold hydrolase, with protein MHAYGTEGPGLRGRVRAPDGRHLTVERLGDPRGRPVFLLHGTPGSRLGPAPRGMVLYQRRMQLIAFDRPGYGGSDRLPGRSVADVAQDVGAIADALGIEKFAVAGRSGGAPHALACAALLPGRVTRAAALVTLAPRDAVGLDWFEGMAASNVREYTSASDDPDGLAARLIPRSAEIRKNPVRLLDQLFSDLTDSDRRVVNDAGVRAMLLRNYQEALRTSPYGWIDDALAFSRPWGFDPADIRSPIMLWHGVKDVFSPVGHSRWLARRIPGATAVLEPAAAHFDALHALPRILNWLLDE; from the coding sequence ATGCATGCATACGGCACAGAGGGACCGGGGCTGCGCGGGCGGGTTCGCGCGCCGGACGGACGTCATCTCACAGTGGAGCGCCTCGGCGATCCGCGCGGCAGGCCGGTGTTCCTGCTGCACGGCACACCGGGCAGCAGACTGGGGCCCGCCCCGCGCGGCATGGTGCTCTATCAGCGCAGAATGCAGCTCATCGCCTTCGACCGCCCCGGCTACGGAGGCAGTGACCGGCTGCCGGGACGCAGCGTCGCCGATGTCGCCCAGGACGTCGGGGCGATCGCGGACGCGCTGGGAATCGAGAAGTTCGCCGTCGCCGGGCGGTCGGGTGGCGCACCCCACGCGCTGGCCTGTGCGGCCCTGCTGCCCGGCCGGGTCACCAGGGCGGCCGCCCTGGTGACGCTCGCCCCGCGGGACGCCGTCGGGCTCGACTGGTTCGAGGGCATGGCCGCGTCCAACGTCCGGGAGTACACCAGCGCTTCCGACGACCCCGACGGTCTGGCGGCACGGCTCATCCCGCGCTCGGCGGAGATCAGGAAGAACCCCGTCCGCCTGCTCGACCAGCTGTTCAGCGACCTCACCGACTCCGACCGCAGAGTCGTCAACGACGCGGGCGTACGGGCCATGCTGCTGCGCAACTACCAGGAGGCGCTGCGCACTTCACCGTACGGCTGGATCGACGACGCGCTGGCGTTCTCCCGCCCCTGGGGTTTCGACCCCGCCGACATCCGCAGCCCGATCATGCTGTGGCACGGGGTGAAGGACGTCTTCTCACCCGTCGGCCACTCGCGCTGGCTGGCCCGGCGCATCCCGGGCGCGACGGCCGTACTCGAACCGGCCGCCGCGCACTTCGACGCGCTGCACGCGCTCCCCCGCATCCTCAACTGGCTGCTGGACGAGTGA
- the fxsT gene encoding FxSxx-COOH system tetratricopeptide repeat protein, with translation MTAGRDGRIVTFYSYKGGTGRTMALANTAWILAANGKRVLAVDWDLEAPGLYRFFHPFLDPSTLGATTGIIDLITEYAWAATSPVPRPDDWHRDYARIQQHAVSLTPETLGWEFPDGGTLDFVSAGRQNREYSATVSTFDWDNFYDRLGGGHFFDALRDDMKANYDYVLIDSRTGLSDIADICTVHLPDALVDCFTLSDQSIDGAAAVARQIDKHDGGRGIQILPVPMRIDEGEKEKADAGRALARLRFDGLPRGLTGEELTAYWGAVEIPYRPYYAYEETLATFGDEAGLTNSLLSAFERLASVVTNRQITSMPQIPEEVRLRIRDAFTRRRPALPADLLLSYVAENRMWADWIESVLTRAGFRVVPRDVSAEAPPSDAETAAAEGAARTVVVLSSAYLKSARAVEVWQRSAAEDPSGTRRHLLPLRVGDVRLTTPYIDRNPVDLFRLDEVHATTALLRSVDRPGGQAVDGVAPGPRFPGTVPKIWNAPARNSGFTGRSLVLERMRDQLGGGMAVVLPQPQTLYGLGGVGKTQVALEYVHRFMADYDLVWWISAEQTDDVIAGLAELAVRLGTQGADDMASASQEAIDLLRRGVPTSRWLLVFDNADDPEQLKRFFPPGGPGHVLVTSRNQTWSQYGDALPVDVFMREESVEHIQRRAPGLSADDAARVAEAVGDLPLAVEQAAAWIAETATPVDTYLEQLAQEAESVLGLNQPAGYPEPVAATWNVSIARLKERSPAAVRLLQLCAFFAPEPISAKLLYSREMIDALKPYDATLQEKLVLGRVIREIGRFALAKVDPVGGSIQVHRLVQAVIKAQLTHAERDDARHAVHMILAGARPDGDEPIDNPGTWPDFAPIWPHLGPSEARLCKEPETRRLMIDRVRYLWKRGDFVTAAALAGELREVWRERLGNNDLQYLYLRFHLSNILRSRGRYVEAMELDEETLRRQREQLPELGPSHPHTYMTTSALAMDLGAVGEYSRAMTLATEAYEGFKEIFDESHPRTLAAANNLALNLRIAGQYARAREMDQDVYDRRTEVLGPEHPYTLSSAQNLARDLREVGRYEDSVALLSRTYQIFKEQLGRAFPGTLAAAKSLAVSLRRAGRPEDARRLTSATRDRYRIKYTVANPDWLACDLNFAADLFAAGDAVGARDTAQAVVDQYMKMPGERHPYTLTAMNNLGIYQGACGALDTAESVLASTIRAMSDVLNPRHPHVLFATVNLANVTAQLGDLPKALEIERRVVAALREVVGAHHPETLACASNMSVTLDALGRKEEAQLLRAETVTELQRQLGDDHDYVGIAGDARRFSRDLEPLVV, from the coding sequence ATGACGGCAGGTCGTGACGGACGCATCGTCACCTTCTACTCGTACAAGGGAGGTACCGGCCGGACCATGGCCCTGGCCAACACCGCCTGGATCCTGGCCGCCAACGGCAAACGCGTCCTCGCGGTGGACTGGGACCTGGAGGCACCGGGCCTCTACCGCTTCTTCCACCCCTTCCTCGACCCGTCCACGCTCGGCGCAACCACCGGGATCATCGACCTGATCACCGAGTACGCCTGGGCGGCCACCAGCCCCGTCCCGCGCCCCGACGACTGGCACCGGGACTACGCCCGTATCCAGCAGCACGCGGTCTCGCTGACACCGGAGACGCTGGGCTGGGAGTTCCCCGACGGCGGCACGCTCGACTTCGTGTCGGCCGGCCGGCAGAACCGCGAGTACTCGGCCACCGTCTCCACCTTCGACTGGGACAACTTCTACGACCGGCTCGGCGGCGGCCACTTCTTCGACGCGCTGCGCGACGACATGAAGGCCAACTACGACTACGTCCTCATCGACAGCAGGACCGGCCTCAGCGACATCGCCGACATCTGCACCGTCCATCTGCCCGACGCGCTCGTCGACTGCTTCACCCTCAGCGACCAGTCCATCGACGGCGCCGCCGCAGTGGCCCGCCAGATCGACAAGCACGACGGCGGCCGGGGCATCCAGATCCTGCCCGTCCCGATGCGGATCGACGAGGGCGAGAAGGAGAAGGCGGACGCCGGACGGGCCCTGGCCAGGCTCCGGTTCGACGGACTGCCGCGCGGGCTCACGGGCGAGGAGCTCACCGCGTACTGGGGAGCGGTCGAGATCCCGTACCGCCCCTACTACGCCTACGAGGAGACCCTGGCCACCTTCGGCGACGAGGCCGGGCTCACCAACTCGCTGCTCTCCGCCTTCGAACGGCTCGCCTCCGTCGTCACGAACCGGCAGATCACCTCGATGCCGCAGATCCCCGAAGAGGTCAGGCTGCGCATCAGGGACGCCTTCACCCGGCGCCGCCCCGCGCTCCCCGCCGATCTGCTGCTCAGCTATGTGGCGGAGAACCGGATGTGGGCCGACTGGATCGAGTCGGTGCTCACCCGCGCCGGCTTCCGGGTGGTGCCGCGCGACGTGTCCGCCGAGGCGCCGCCGTCCGACGCGGAGACCGCGGCGGCCGAAGGCGCGGCCCGTACCGTCGTCGTCCTCTCCAGCGCCTATCTCAAGTCGGCCCGCGCGGTGGAGGTCTGGCAGCGCTCGGCGGCCGAGGACCCCTCGGGGACCCGCAGACATCTGCTGCCGCTGCGCGTCGGTGACGTACGGCTGACCACGCCGTACATCGACCGCAACCCGGTCGACCTGTTCCGGCTGGACGAAGTGCACGCCACCACGGCGCTGCTGCGGTCGGTGGACCGGCCGGGCGGCCAGGCCGTCGACGGGGTGGCGCCGGGGCCGCGGTTCCCCGGCACCGTCCCGAAGATCTGGAACGCACCGGCCCGCAACTCCGGCTTCACCGGGCGCTCCCTGGTACTGGAGCGGATGCGCGACCAGCTCGGCGGCGGGATGGCCGTGGTCCTGCCGCAGCCCCAGACGCTGTACGGCCTCGGCGGCGTCGGCAAGACCCAGGTGGCCCTGGAGTACGTGCACCGCTTCATGGCCGACTACGACCTGGTCTGGTGGATCTCCGCCGAACAGACCGACGACGTGATCGCCGGCCTCGCCGAACTCGCCGTCCGTCTCGGCACCCAGGGCGCCGACGACATGGCGTCCGCCTCGCAGGAGGCCATCGACCTGCTGCGCCGCGGGGTGCCCACCTCGCGCTGGCTGCTGGTCTTCGACAACGCGGACGACCCCGAGCAGCTGAAGCGCTTCTTCCCGCCGGGCGGCCCCGGCCATGTGCTGGTGACCTCGCGGAACCAGACCTGGTCGCAGTACGGGGACGCGCTGCCCGTCGACGTCTTCATGCGGGAGGAGTCCGTCGAGCACATCCAGCGCCGGGCGCCCGGCCTCTCCGCCGACGACGCGGCCCGGGTCGCCGAGGCGGTGGGCGACCTGCCGCTCGCCGTCGAGCAGGCGGCCGCCTGGATCGCCGAGACCGCCACCCCCGTCGACACCTATCTGGAACAGCTGGCCCAGGAGGCCGAGAGCGTCCTCGGCCTCAACCAGCCCGCCGGATACCCCGAACCGGTGGCCGCCACCTGGAACGTGTCCATCGCCCGCCTCAAGGAGCGCTCGCCCGCCGCGGTCCGGCTGCTCCAGCTCTGCGCCTTCTTCGCACCGGAACCGATCTCGGCGAAGCTCCTCTACAGCCGGGAGATGATCGACGCGCTCAAGCCGTACGACGCGACGCTCCAGGAGAAGCTGGTGCTCGGCCGGGTCATCCGGGAGATCGGCCGCTTCGCGCTCGCCAAGGTGGACCCGGTGGGCGGCTCCATCCAGGTGCACCGCCTGGTGCAGGCCGTGATCAAGGCACAGCTCACCCACGCGGAGCGGGACGACGCACGGCACGCCGTCCACATGATCCTCGCGGGCGCCAGGCCCGACGGTGACGAGCCCATAGACAACCCCGGCACCTGGCCCGACTTCGCCCCCATCTGGCCGCACCTGGGCCCGTCGGAGGCCAGGCTCTGCAAGGAGCCGGAGACCCGCCGGCTGATGATCGACCGGGTGCGCTACCTGTGGAAACGCGGCGACTTCGTCACGGCAGCGGCGCTCGCCGGCGAGCTGCGCGAGGTCTGGCGCGAACGCCTCGGCAACAACGACCTCCAGTACCTCTACCTCCGCTTCCACCTCTCCAACATCCTCCGCTCGCGAGGCCGTTACGTGGAGGCCATGGAGCTGGACGAGGAGACCCTGCGACGCCAGCGCGAACAGCTCCCGGAGCTCGGCCCCTCGCATCCGCACACCTACATGACCACCAGCGCCCTGGCCATGGACCTCGGCGCGGTCGGTGAGTACAGCAGGGCCATGACGCTGGCGACCGAGGCGTACGAGGGGTTCAAGGAGATCTTCGACGAGTCGCATCCGAGGACCCTGGCCGCGGCCAACAACCTGGCGCTGAACCTGCGGATCGCCGGCCAGTACGCCCGCGCCCGCGAGATGGACCAGGACGTCTACGACCGGCGCACCGAAGTGCTCGGCCCGGAACATCCGTACACCCTCTCGTCCGCGCAGAACCTCGCCCGCGACCTGCGCGAGGTCGGCCGGTACGAGGACTCCGTCGCGCTGCTCTCGCGGACGTACCAGATCTTCAAGGAGCAGCTGGGCCGGGCCTTCCCCGGTACGCTCGCGGCGGCCAAGAGCCTGGCCGTCTCGCTGCGCAGGGCCGGCCGTCCGGAGGACGCCAGGCGGCTGACCTCGGCCACCCGGGACAGGTACCGCATCAAGTACACGGTGGCGAACCCGGACTGGCTGGCCTGCGACCTGAACTTCGCGGCCGACCTGTTCGCCGCCGGGGACGCGGTGGGAGCACGGGACACCGCGCAGGCGGTGGTCGACCAGTACATGAAGATGCCGGGGGAGCGGCACCCGTACACCCTCACCGCCATGAACAACCTCGGCATCTACCAGGGGGCCTGCGGGGCGCTGGACACCGCGGAGTCGGTGCTCGCCAGCACGATCAGGGCGATGAGCGACGTACTGAACCCCCGCCATCCGCATGTGCTGTTCGCGACCGTCAACCTCGCCAATGTCACGGCCCAGCTGGGCGATCTCCCCAAGGCGCTGGAGATCGAGCGCCGGGTGGTCGCGGCGCTGCGCGAGGTCGTCGGCGCCCACCATCCGGAGACCCTGGCCTGTGCGTCCAACATGTCGGTGACGCTGGACGCGCTCGGCCGCAAGGAGGAGGCGCAGCTGCTGAGGGCGGAGACCGTCACCGAGCTGCAGCGGCAGCTCGGTGACGACCACGACTACGTGGGGATCGCGGGCGACGCGCGGCGGTTCAGCCGGGACCTGGAGCCGCTCGTGGTGTGA
- the fsxC gene encoding FxsC protein: MAASEQPRAANHRPYFFLSYAHTPKHGAVGPDPDMWVERLFRDLCAHVMAMTNLPAGAPAGFIDRELRSGEGWSERLGEVLATCRVFVPLFSPRYFGSEMCGKEWYAFAQRAIQEQVRSNRTADAIVPALWVPVPPHQLPGPAARLQFNHRAFGERYVTDGLYGLVKLRIFAEEYERAVYELAKRIVSVADASDVGPCRPVDYRAIPSAFGPPSAGPRPMKLTVAAPTRHDLPDGRHSEYYGDTPLDWNPYHPVSAQPLSRLAEDLVRSLNYQATVTSFDEEVLHLDGKQPPSRPEVLLVDRWALHDDERRQRLSAFDSEHRPWVSVVVPWNRDDHQSRASEAELTGRLEDTMPSKMREGRAASRAAAKGVPSMEAFGQILPQVVEAAAQQYLKHAAVYPPGGGGHHERPRLIGPMATEQAATRYIPATQDLALDAEDTDDGRS, encoded by the coding sequence TTGGCAGCATCGGAACAGCCGAGAGCGGCGAACCACAGGCCGTATTTTTTTCTCAGCTATGCGCACACTCCGAAACACGGAGCCGTCGGGCCCGACCCGGACATGTGGGTCGAGCGGCTCTTCCGTGACCTCTGCGCCCATGTGATGGCCATGACCAATCTGCCCGCGGGAGCGCCCGCGGGCTTCATCGACCGGGAGCTGCGGTCGGGGGAGGGCTGGTCGGAGCGGCTCGGCGAAGTCCTCGCCACCTGCCGGGTCTTCGTACCGCTCTTCTCGCCCCGCTATTTCGGCAGCGAGATGTGCGGCAAGGAGTGGTACGCCTTCGCCCAGCGCGCCATTCAGGAACAGGTCCGCAGCAACCGCACGGCCGACGCGATAGTCCCCGCCCTCTGGGTCCCCGTGCCGCCGCACCAACTGCCGGGCCCGGCAGCGCGGTTGCAGTTCAACCACCGGGCGTTCGGTGAGCGCTATGTGACCGACGGGCTCTACGGTCTCGTCAAACTGCGGATATTCGCCGAGGAGTACGAGCGGGCCGTCTACGAACTGGCCAAACGCATTGTGAGCGTCGCCGACGCATCGGACGTCGGCCCGTGCCGCCCCGTCGACTACCGGGCCATACCCAGCGCCTTCGGCCCGCCCAGTGCGGGCCCGCGCCCGATGAAACTGACCGTCGCCGCGCCCACCCGCCACGACCTTCCCGACGGCCGGCATTCCGAGTACTACGGGGACACCCCGCTGGACTGGAATCCGTACCACCCGGTCTCCGCGCAGCCGCTGTCCCGGCTCGCCGAGGACCTGGTCCGCTCGCTCAACTACCAGGCCACCGTCACCTCGTTCGACGAGGAAGTACTCCATCTCGACGGGAAACAGCCGCCGTCACGCCCCGAGGTCCTGCTCGTCGACCGCTGGGCCCTGCACGACGACGAGCGGCGCCAGCGGCTCTCCGCCTTCGACTCCGAGCACCGCCCCTGGGTGAGTGTGGTGGTCCCCTGGAACCGCGACGACCACCAGAGCAGAGCCTCCGAGGCCGAGCTCACCGGCCGTCTGGAGGACACCATGCCGTCCAAGATGCGGGAGGGGCGCGCCGCGTCGAGAGCGGCGGCCAAGGGCGTCCCGAGCATGGAGGCCTTCGGCCAGATCCTGCCCCAGGTGGTGGAGGCCGCCGCCCAGCAGTATCTGAAGCACGCCGCCGTCTACCCGCCGGGCGGCGGCGGTCACCACGAACGGCCCCGGCTCATCGGCCCGATGGCGACCGAACAGGCCGCCACCCGCTACATACCGGCTACTCAGGATCTCGCGCTCGATGCGGAGGACACGGATGACGGCAGGTCGTGA
- a CDS encoding aminoglycoside N(3)-acetyltransferase: MADEAGPAAELRALGVREGMTLLVHAALGGTGLDARTLRDELLGVLGEDGTLVVPAFTPENSTTSAAHLRQTAGLTADARDRFLAAMPAFDPARTPCPGMGRLAECVRLSPGAVRSSHPQTSFAALGARAEELVKDHPADCHLGEESPLGRLAAAGAEELMINVGFGVCTSFHLAEYRIPDIPTQLYRCVVSTGGRREWFEYRDVELDDSDFELIGADFPRGSLREGKLGNAAATAFPIKDAVEHAMKWMTEKRR, from the coding sequence GTGGCCGATGAAGCCGGGCCGGCCGCCGAGCTGAGGGCGCTCGGTGTCAGGGAGGGGATGACGCTGCTGGTGCACGCCGCGCTCGGCGGCACCGGGCTGGACGCGCGGACGCTGCGGGACGAGCTCCTCGGCGTACTGGGCGAGGACGGGACGCTGGTGGTCCCGGCCTTCACCCCGGAGAACTCCACGACATCGGCGGCCCATCTGCGGCAGACCGCCGGACTCACCGCGGACGCCAGGGACCGCTTCCTCGCCGCGATGCCCGCCTTCGATCCCGCCCGTACACCGTGCCCCGGGATGGGCCGGCTGGCTGAATGTGTACGGCTCTCCCCGGGCGCGGTCCGCAGCAGCCACCCCCAGACCTCGTTCGCCGCGCTGGGCGCGCGCGCCGAAGAGCTGGTAAAGGACCATCCTGCCGACTGCCACCTCGGTGAGGAGTCCCCGCTGGGCAGGCTAGCCGCCGCCGGTGCGGAGGAATTGATGATCAATGTGGGATTCGGTGTGTGCACCTCCTTCCACCTTGCTGAATACCGGATTCCGGATATCCCGACGCAGCTGTACCGCTGCGTGGTCAGTACGGGCGGGCGGCGTGAGTGGTTCGAATACCGGGACGTCGAACTCGACGACAGCGATTTCGAACTGATCGGTGCGGATTTCCCCCGCGGGAGCCTGCGGGAGGGGAAGCTGGGGAACGCGGCCGCCACGGCGTTCCCGATCAAGGACGCTGTGGAGCACGCGATGAAATGGATGACCGAAAAGCGGCGTTGA
- the fxsBH gene encoding radical SAM/SPASM protein FxsBH, inactivated beta-hydroxylase extension form, with protein MTGPLVPFREIVLKVHSRCDLACDHCYVYEHADQSWRTRPKAISDQAIHWTALRLAEHARTHDLPSVSVILHGGEPLLAGPARLRRVCEELTGALEGTAELDLRIHTNGLQLSPRYLDLFDEFNVRVGISLDGDRASNDRHRRFADGRTSHPLVLRAVELLRQDRYAHLDLGLLCTIDVLNDPVAVHDALTGLGPPRIDFLLPHATWDDPPHRPAGSPTAYADWILTVFDRWDAQGRQIPVRLFESVISTLNGGPSLTESLGLAPTDLVVVETDGTLEQVDSLKSAYEGAAFTGFDVFSHTFDEVAAHPGVRARQLGLAGVGEKCRECPVVRSCGGGLYTHRYRAGSFDQESVYCTDLEALVRGIETRTAAATTSPALTDPQELDAGQQDLTRTLLAALHTELAGRGGEEWARAWELAGTVEQRSDGLDTVLAHPYARSWLFSCLDALRQGRTGTPGSRLAAHVAAGALRGGLDLPVTVAYTGGLLHLPTYGALRLTGPAGSGRAEVRIAEKGFLVRSEGAELHVPRPDEATADWQPLRRTDCDGAPDLALDDLDPYRDCFGTPVGERLTLAGAADWSRRFAHTWSALRAAVPAHAEDAAARLTTVTPLTAGEPAVGRHGAGAIGVSLSGLTPEGLLRATRRAKLRALLDVTDLYAQDGAWLHRVARRQEPAPVSEVLSCAYEGVALAAYGGENRARTLAHTRQALEALEGAAELTVSGRSLVAALWDEWEETARGR; from the coding sequence ATGACAGGACCCCTGGTCCCATTCCGCGAGATCGTCCTCAAGGTCCACAGCAGATGCGATCTTGCCTGTGACCACTGCTATGTCTACGAACATGCTGACCAGAGCTGGCGCACTCGGCCCAAAGCCATCTCTGACCAGGCGATCCACTGGACAGCTCTGCGACTGGCGGAGCATGCCAGGACCCATGACCTGCCCTCCGTGTCAGTGATCCTGCACGGAGGGGAGCCACTGCTGGCAGGTCCCGCACGACTGCGCCGCGTCTGTGAGGAGCTCACCGGGGCCCTGGAAGGGACCGCCGAGCTCGACCTCCGGATCCACACCAACGGCCTCCAGCTCAGCCCCCGGTACCTCGACCTGTTCGACGAGTTCAACGTCCGGGTCGGCATCTCCCTCGACGGGGACCGCGCTTCCAACGACCGGCACCGCCGCTTCGCCGACGGCCGCACCAGTCATCCGCTGGTGCTCAGGGCCGTCGAGCTGCTCCGCCAGGACCGGTACGCCCATCTCGACCTCGGTCTGCTCTGCACCATCGACGTACTGAACGACCCGGTCGCCGTCCATGACGCGCTGACCGGGCTCGGCCCCCCGCGCATCGACTTCCTGCTGCCGCACGCGACCTGGGACGACCCCCCGCACCGGCCCGCCGGATCGCCGACCGCCTACGCCGACTGGATCCTGACGGTCTTCGACCGCTGGGACGCGCAGGGGCGGCAGATCCCCGTGCGGCTCTTCGAGTCGGTCATCTCCACGCTCAACGGCGGTCCGAGCCTCACCGAGTCGCTGGGCCTGGCCCCCACCGATCTGGTCGTCGTGGAGACCGACGGCACGCTGGAGCAGGTCGACTCCCTCAAGAGCGCCTACGAGGGCGCCGCGTTCACCGGGTTCGACGTCTTCAGCCACACCTTCGACGAGGTCGCGGCCCACCCCGGGGTCCGCGCCCGTCAACTCGGCCTGGCCGGTGTCGGCGAGAAGTGCCGGGAGTGCCCCGTCGTACGGTCCTGCGGGGGCGGTCTCTACACCCACCGCTACCGTGCGGGCTCCTTCGACCAGGAGAGCGTCTACTGCACCGACCTGGAGGCCCTGGTCCGCGGCATCGAGACGCGCACCGCGGCGGCCACCACCTCGCCCGCGCTCACCGATCCGCAGGAGCTGGACGCCGGACAGCAGGACCTGACCCGCACTCTGCTCGCCGCGCTGCACACGGAGCTGGCGGGCCGCGGCGGCGAGGAGTGGGCGCGGGCCTGGGAGCTGGCGGGCACGGTCGAGCAGCGGTCCGACGGGCTCGACACCGTGCTCGCCCACCCCTACGCCCGCAGCTGGCTGTTCAGTTGTCTGGACGCCCTGCGCCAGGGCCGGACCGGCACCCCCGGCAGCAGGCTGGCCGCCCACGTCGCGGCGGGAGCCCTGCGCGGCGGGCTCGACCTGCCCGTCACCGTGGCGTACACCGGCGGTCTGCTGCACCTTCCGACCTACGGGGCGTTACGTCTCACCGGGCCGGCCGGGAGCGGCCGTGCCGAGGTCCGCATCGCCGAGAAGGGCTTCCTGGTCAGAAGCGAGGGCGCCGAACTGCACGTGCCGCGCCCGGACGAGGCCACCGCCGACTGGCAGCCGCTGCGCCGGACCGACTGCGACGGGGCCCCCGATCTCGCGCTGGACGATCTGGACCCGTACCGCGACTGCTTCGGTACGCCCGTCGGGGAGCGCCTCACCCTGGCAGGCGCCGCCGACTGGAGCCGGCGCTTCGCGCACACCTGGTCCGCGCTGCGTGCCGCCGTACCCGCGCACGCCGAGGACGCCGCCGCCCGGCTCACCACGGTGACCCCGCTGACCGCGGGCGAGCCGGCCGTCGGCCGGCACGGAGCCGGAGCCATCGGTGTCTCCCTGTCCGGCCTCACCCCCGAGGGCCTGCTGCGCGCCACGCGCCGGGCGAAGCTGCGCGCGCTCCTGGATGTCACCGATCTCTACGCCCAGGACGGCGCCTGGCTGCACCGGGTGGCCCGGCGGCAGGAACCGGCGCCGGTCTCGGAGGTGCTGTCCTGCGCCTACGAGGGCGTGGCGCTCGCCGCGTACGGAGGAGAGAACCGTGCACGCACCCTGGCGCACACCCGGCAGGCGCTGGAAGCTCTGGAGGGCGCGGCCGAACTGACCGTCAGTGGCAGGAGCCTGGTCGCCGCCCTGTGGGACGAGTGGGAGGAGACCGCCCGTGGCCGATGA
- the fxsA gene encoding FxSxx-COOH cyclophane-containing RiPP peptide: MSVTSASSGAVKKPRVPLAEIDVRGTEAVKQLGRVLSASTGRSMRASTFNSAL; the protein is encoded by the coding sequence ATGTCCGTAACTTCAGCCTCTTCCGGCGCAGTCAAGAAGCCGCGTGTCCCCCTGGCCGAGATCGATGTGCGCGGTACCGAGGCTGTCAAGCAGCTCGGCCGGGTTCTCTCCGCTTCGACCGGTCGCTCGATGAGGGCATCGACCTTCAATTCGGCGCTCTAG
- a CDS encoding DUF4231 domain-containing protein — protein sequence MVFRSADLPELFHRADAHAIARQGEAVGSTRAQLVLLVVGAATASLPWRAELGGGFQAIGVLSTLAYAGVLLLTFSTSRRKAKAQWQLNRSAADFIKSMCWRYAVHGAPFDAGSADVDELFIGRVGEQLEELRTVGWDQETPGPDLITPQMRSLRAKSFEVRKETYVRDRLIEQRNWYRRKQEVSRGATLLWSSAFALLTLVALAFGVLRALSISENTEVAAVVSAAAASGVAWSEFRRHQPLIAAHALVEEKLKALHLAMESPLTEKQWSAAVYETERVVSPQYTDWLARHGS from the coding sequence ATGGTCTTCCGGAGTGCCGATCTGCCCGAACTGTTCCACCGGGCCGACGCCCACGCCATCGCCAGACAGGGCGAGGCCGTGGGCTCCACCCGGGCCCAGCTGGTGCTCCTGGTGGTGGGTGCCGCGACGGCGTCCCTGCCCTGGCGGGCGGAGCTCGGGGGTGGCTTCCAGGCCATCGGCGTACTGAGCACGCTGGCCTACGCCGGGGTGCTGCTGCTGACCTTCAGCACCTCCCGCCGCAAGGCCAAGGCACAGTGGCAACTCAACCGCTCGGCAGCCGATTTCATCAAGTCCATGTGCTGGCGATACGCCGTCCACGGCGCCCCCTTCGACGCCGGATCGGCCGATGTGGACGAGCTGTTCATCGGCCGCGTCGGGGAGCAGCTGGAGGAACTGCGCACGGTGGGCTGGGACCAGGAGACACCGGGTCCTGACCTGATCACCCCTCAGATGCGTTCCCTGCGGGCCAAGTCGTTCGAGGTCCGCAAGGAGACCTATGTGCGGGACCGGCTCATCGAGCAGCGCAACTGGTACCGGCGCAAGCAGGAGGTCTCCCGCGGCGCCACCCTCCTGTGGTCGAGTGCCTTCGCGCTGCTCACCCTGGTCGCCCTGGCCTTCGGGGTGTTGCGTGCCCTCTCCATCAGCGAGAACACCGAGGTCGCCGCGGTGGTGTCGGCCGCCGCGGCCTCCGGGGTCGCCTGGAGCGAGTTCCGCCGGCACCAGCCGCTGATAGCGGCGCACGCACTGGTGGAGGAGAAGCTCAAGGCGCTGCATCTGGCGATGGAGAGCCCCCTCACCGAGAAGCAGTGGTCGGCCGCGGTGTACGAGACCGAGCGGGTCGTCTCTCCGCAGTACACCGACTGGCTTGCCCGGCACGGCAGTTGA